One stretch of Fictibacillus sp. b24 DNA includes these proteins:
- a CDS encoding RelA/SpoT family protein: MTIEQVLQKAESYLSKDDIGFITKAYEYAKSAHEGQFRKSGEPYIHHPVEVAAILVNLQMDPVTVAAGFLHDVVEDTSITLKDISNQFNEEVAMLVDGVTKLKKIKFKSKEEQQAENHRKMFVAMAQDIRCILIKLADRLHNMRTLKHMPKEKQIQKANETLEIFAPLAHRLGISTIKWELEDVSLRYLNPQQYYRIVNLMQQKRAEREEYVHLVMDEMKSKLKEVNIQVDISGRPKHIYSIYRKMAKQGKQFNEIYDLLAVRIIVQNIKDCYAALGIIHTAYKPMPGRFKDYIAMPKANMYQSLHTTVIGPKGDPLEVQIRTADMHRVAEYGIAAHWAYKEGATKAPVSTFENKLTWFREILEWQNDVVDAEEFMESLKVDLFSDMVFVFTPKGDVYELPSGSVPIDFAYRIHTEIGNRCIGAKVNGKMVTLDYRLKTGDIIEILTSKHSYGPSQDWLKITQSSHAKNKIRQWFKRERREENVAKGKELVEKEIKNRGYELKDIFTTENLQYVAQKYNFAGEEDMYAAVGYNGITAAQIATRLTDKVRRKKEQDPDNSELLDAIRDSAEKPEPKKRTDSGIVVKGIDNMLIRLSKCCNPVPGDDIVGYITKGRGVSVHREDCVNVHNEDAQVRLLPVEWEGNLEQPKNYNVDIEINGFDRRGLLNEVLQAVAETKTNITAVSGKSDRNKMATISMSISIHNVSHLQKVVERIKRIPDIYAVRRLMQ, encoded by the coding sequence ATGACGATTGAGCAAGTATTGCAAAAAGCGGAAAGCTATCTGTCTAAAGACGACATCGGCTTTATTACGAAGGCCTATGAATACGCAAAAAGTGCACATGAGGGACAATTCCGTAAATCGGGAGAGCCCTATATTCATCATCCTGTTGAAGTAGCAGCCATCCTTGTTAACCTGCAAATGGATCCTGTAACTGTAGCTGCAGGGTTTCTTCACGATGTAGTTGAAGACACCTCTATTACTCTTAAGGATATATCCAACCAGTTTAATGAAGAAGTGGCTATGCTTGTTGATGGTGTTACAAAACTGAAGAAGATCAAGTTCAAGTCAAAAGAGGAACAACAGGCTGAGAACCACCGCAAAATGTTTGTTGCGATGGCACAAGATATCAGATGTATTTTGATCAAGCTTGCTGACCGTCTTCACAACATGCGTACACTGAAACATATGCCAAAAGAAAAACAGATTCAAAAAGCGAATGAAACGCTCGAAATCTTCGCTCCGCTTGCCCATCGTCTTGGGATTTCAACCATTAAGTGGGAGCTTGAAGATGTTTCTTTAAGGTACCTAAATCCACAGCAATACTACAGAATCGTTAACTTAATGCAGCAAAAACGCGCTGAACGGGAAGAGTATGTTCATCTAGTGATGGATGAAATGAAGAGCAAGTTAAAAGAAGTTAACATTCAGGTAGATATTTCTGGAAGACCGAAACATATTTACAGCATCTATCGGAAAATGGCTAAGCAAGGCAAGCAGTTTAACGAGATATATGACCTGCTTGCCGTTCGAATTATCGTTCAAAATATTAAAGATTGCTATGCTGCATTAGGGATTATCCACACTGCATATAAACCTATGCCAGGTCGCTTTAAAGATTATATTGCCATGCCTAAAGCAAATATGTACCAGTCCCTTCATACGACCGTTATCGGTCCAAAAGGAGATCCGCTTGAAGTCCAGATCAGAACGGCTGATATGCACCGTGTAGCGGAATACGGGATTGCTGCACACTGGGCTTATAAAGAAGGTGCTACGAAAGCACCTGTAAGTACTTTTGAAAATAAACTGACGTGGTTCCGTGAAATTCTTGAGTGGCAAAATGATGTTGTAGATGCCGAAGAATTTATGGAATCATTAAAAGTCGACCTTTTCTCTGATATGGTGTTTGTTTTCACGCCAAAAGGAGATGTATATGAACTGCCTTCAGGTTCCGTTCCAATCGATTTTGCCTACCGTATTCATACTGAAATTGGGAATAGGTGTATTGGAGCTAAGGTGAACGGGAAGATGGTCACATTAGATTATCGCTTGAAAACTGGAGATATCATTGAGATTTTAACGAGTAAGCATTCTTATGGGCCAAGTCAAGATTGGCTGAAAATTACTCAAAGTTCTCATGCGAAAAATAAAATTCGTCAATGGTTTAAGCGTGAAAGAAGAGAAGAGAACGTTGCTAAAGGTAAAGAGCTCGTTGAAAAAGAGATTAAGAATCGCGGTTACGAGCTTAAAGACATATTCACAACTGAAAATCTTCAATATGTAGCTCAAAAGTATAACTTTGCAGGCGAAGAAGACATGTATGCAGCAGTCGGATATAACGGTATTACTGCCGCTCAAATCGCTACACGTCTAACAGATAAAGTACGCCGTAAAAAAGAGCAGGATCCGGATAATTCAGAACTCCTCGACGCGATCAGGGATTCTGCTGAAAAGCCCGAACCAAAAAAACGAACAGATTCTGGCATCGTCGTAAAAGGCATTGATAATATGCTGATTCGTTTATCTAAATGCTGTAATCCAGTACCTGGAGATGACATTGTAGGTTACATTACAAAAGGGCGCGGTGTCTCTGTTCACCGAGAAGATTGTGTGAATGTTCATAACGAAGATGCTCAGGTACGTTTGTTGCCTGTTGAGTGGGAAGGCAATTTGGAACAGCCTAAAAATTACAATGTGGACATTGAAATTAACGGCTTTGACCGACGCGGTCTTCTTAATGAGGTTCTGCAGGCAGTTGCAGAAACAAAGACAAATATCACAGCGGTTAGTGGTAAGTCAGATCGAAATAAAATGGCTACAATCAGCATGTCTATTTCAATTCACAATGTTAGCCATCTGCAAAAAGTTGTAGAGCGAATTAAACGTATTCCTGATATTTATGCCGTAAGACGGCTTATGCAATAG
- the dtd gene encoding D-aminoacyl-tRNA deacylase, protein MKVVLQRAKNAEVIVDSEVKGKIDSGLVLLVGVTHDDTEKDADYLAEKIVNLRIFEDENEKMNLSLKDIAGSILSISQFTLYGDTKKGRRPNFMEAAKPDHAINMYEYFNNKLSHLGVHVETGVFGAMMDVTFTNDGPVTLILDSKM, encoded by the coding sequence ATGAAGGTAGTATTGCAGCGTGCTAAAAATGCAGAGGTTATAGTTGATTCTGAAGTGAAGGGCAAAATTGATAGCGGCCTTGTGCTATTAGTTGGTGTTACCCATGACGATACAGAGAAAGATGCAGATTATTTAGCAGAAAAAATTGTGAATCTCCGTATCTTTGAAGATGAAAATGAAAAAATGAACCTATCACTCAAGGATATCGCCGGCAGCATACTTTCCATTTCTCAATTTACTTTGTATGGTGATACGAAAAAGGGAAGACGGCCGAATTTCATGGAAGCCGCTAAACCTGATCATGCGATTAACATGTATGAATATTTTAACAATAAGCTTAGTCATTTAGGCGTTCATGTGGAAACAGGTGTTTTTGGAGCGATGATGGATGTAACGTTTACAAATGATGGTCCTGTAACCTTGATCTTAGATTCTAAAATGTAA
- the spoVB gene encoding stage V sporulation protein B: MTKQTLVQGTILLILAGLVTRILGFVNRIVMARVMGPEGVGLYMMAVPTFLLAVTLTRLGLPIAISKLVAEADATGDRSKVKKILIVSLAITGVLSILITIALFIAAPLLAQYFFTDKRTIWPLLAIAPVVPVIAVSSVLRGYFQGLQNMRPSAYSQVIEQVVRIALVALLTGLFLPYGVEYAAAGAMISVIIGELASLLYMFSMFKVKKKMRIRKGFFKQLKEGHETLKDLLNIALPTTGSQLIGSVSYFFEPIVVAKSLALAGITTALATAQYGELAGYVIPLLFLPTFITYSLSVSLVPAISEANAQKKYHLIEHRLNQALKLSMLSGGIAAVVMYVFAVPIMDLMYDSPASASYVKIMTPFFFFLYFQGPLQAVLQALDLARSAMINSLIGALVKLTAIFALATRPEFGIMGAALGIVISIVVVTLLHFATVIKAISYTIVVKDFVFCLLAIIITGGGAVYLYRYMMPQFPPLQGLIICVTATCCLYLFTLIFFKLLGKEDLKHIPFIKKWV; the protein is encoded by the coding sequence ATGACAAAACAAACACTTGTACAAGGAACGATTCTGCTTATTTTAGCAGGTCTTGTAACTCGGATACTTGGTTTCGTTAACCGAATTGTAATGGCACGCGTAATGGGACCTGAAGGTGTTGGACTCTATATGATGGCAGTCCCAACGTTTTTATTGGCCGTTACGCTGACAAGACTGGGTCTTCCGATCGCTATTTCAAAGCTTGTAGCGGAAGCTGATGCTACAGGTGACAGATCGAAAGTGAAGAAAATTTTAATCGTTTCACTCGCCATCACTGGTGTTCTAAGTATATTGATCACGATTGCTTTATTTATTGCAGCCCCGTTGTTAGCTCAATACTTTTTTACAGATAAAAGAACGATATGGCCGCTGCTCGCGATTGCACCTGTTGTTCCTGTAATCGCTGTATCCTCTGTATTGAGAGGATACTTCCAAGGACTGCAGAACATGAGACCTTCCGCTTATTCACAAGTGATCGAGCAGGTTGTCAGGATTGCCCTCGTAGCTCTTTTAACCGGCCTTTTTCTGCCATACGGCGTTGAATACGCAGCGGCTGGGGCGATGATCTCTGTAATCATCGGAGAACTCGCATCTCTGTTATACATGTTTTCCATGTTCAAAGTAAAAAAGAAAATGCGCATACGAAAAGGCTTCTTCAAACAGTTAAAAGAAGGACACGAAACACTGAAAGACCTTTTGAATATTGCACTTCCTACAACAGGAAGTCAATTGATCGGTTCGGTTTCGTACTTTTTCGAACCAATCGTTGTTGCAAAAAGTTTAGCACTTGCCGGAATCACCACAGCTTTAGCCACAGCCCAATATGGGGAACTTGCAGGCTATGTTATTCCTTTATTGTTTTTGCCAACGTTCATAACCTATTCTCTTTCTGTGTCTTTGGTCCCTGCTATAAGTGAAGCGAATGCACAAAAAAAATACCATCTTATCGAGCACCGGCTTAATCAAGCGTTGAAGCTCTCCATGCTATCAGGTGGTATTGCGGCAGTTGTAATGTATGTTTTTGCTGTTCCCATCATGGACTTGATGTATGATTCACCAGCATCTGCTTCTTATGTAAAGATTATGACTCCTTTTTTCTTTTTTCTCTATTTTCAAGGTCCATTGCAAGCTGTTCTTCAAGCCCTAGACTTGGCTCGGTCTGCGATGATCAATAGCCTTATTGGTGCACTAGTGAAATTAACAGCCATCTTTGCACTTGCTACACGTCCAGAATTTGGAATTATGGGCGCTGCTCTCGGTATAGTAATTAGTATAGTTGTCGTAACATTGCTGCACTTTGCTACAGTTATAAAAGCAATCAGCTATACAATCGTTGTGAAAGATTTTGTATTTTGTTTGCTAGCTATAATCATTACAGGCGGAGGCGCAGTATACTTATACCGTTATATGATGCCACAGTTTCCACCACTGCAAGGTCTAATCATCTGTGTTACAGCAACATGCTGCCTTTATTTGTTCACACTGATCTTTTTTAAGCTTTTAGGAAAAGAAGATTTAAAGCACATACCATTCATAAAAAAATGGGTATAA
- the recJ gene encoding single-stranded-DNA-specific exonuclease RecJ, whose translation MLEPRTRWEIQKPSEEKAKWLSQELDVPLLIANLLIVRGIETIEEAQAFLKIDTNQFHDPFLMDGMKESVERIHKAIESEEKILIFGDYDADGVSSTTVMYYALKELGAQFDYYIPNRFTEGYGPNEPALRKAKEDGYSLVVTVDTGISAVHEAAVAKEIGLDFIITDHHEAPPVLPDAYSIINPKKPGCTYPFSGLAGVGVAFKVAHALHGKPLLHLLDFACIGTIADLVPLVDENRVIAKLGIEALSKTDKIGLQELLKVAGLYEKELSAEDVGFAIGPRVNAAGRLGSAMPVVELFTSNDREESAMLSEEIDSVNKERQGIVNEITKEAITMVEESFPPDENEVLVLAKEGWNPGVIGIVASRLVEKFYRPTIVLCLDHEKETAKGSARSIKGFDMFENLSESRDILPHFGGHPMAAGMTLSMHDVDELRKRLIKQAKNCLQPEDYLPVTSIDLSASLGEVSLETVEMLSTLAPFGVGNPSPRVLIEEVPIREMKRIGSQSNHLKLQVGNGEMSVLDCIGFQKGSLFDEMTPYSLLSLVGQIQLNEWNGYRKPQLLLEDLSVNHFQLFDYRGLKDAGKRLIGLPYSKTCFIAFEKDTLKLAGLEGLTEHVIGEDELSTLPKDYFKDKYLVFLDVPSSLVRFSEWLETIGEPSRIYAVFHQNTEHFFTTLPTREHFKWFYGFLAKRKTFNVRKDGAELAKWKGWSKETIDFMSKVFFELDFVTIDDGVIFINKEPSKRELESSETYQKKFEQADIENQLVYSSYHSLKSWFTEQTRPKASL comes from the coding sequence ATGCTGGAGCCTAGAACAAGGTGGGAAATCCAAAAACCTTCTGAAGAAAAGGCAAAATGGTTGTCCCAAGAATTAGACGTACCTCTGCTTATAGCAAATTTGCTAATCGTTAGAGGGATTGAGACAATAGAAGAAGCACAAGCATTTTTAAAAATAGATACGAATCAGTTTCACGATCCTTTCTTGATGGATGGCATGAAAGAAAGTGTTGAACGGATACATAAAGCGATAGAATCTGAAGAAAAGATATTGATTTTTGGAGACTATGATGCAGACGGTGTCAGCAGTACAACGGTTATGTATTATGCGCTGAAAGAATTAGGGGCACAGTTTGATTATTATATTCCGAATCGATTCACAGAGGGATACGGACCTAATGAACCCGCTCTCAGAAAAGCGAAAGAAGACGGCTATTCACTTGTAGTAACTGTTGATACGGGAATTTCTGCTGTACATGAGGCAGCTGTTGCTAAAGAGATCGGGCTTGATTTTATCATTACCGATCATCATGAAGCGCCGCCTGTATTACCAGATGCTTATAGCATCATTAATCCTAAAAAACCTGGCTGCACATATCCTTTTTCCGGTCTAGCGGGTGTAGGAGTCGCTTTTAAAGTAGCGCATGCGCTTCACGGAAAACCTTTGCTGCACTTGCTTGATTTTGCGTGTATAGGAACAATTGCAGACCTTGTACCACTTGTTGATGAAAATAGAGTGATCGCGAAACTTGGAATAGAAGCACTCTCAAAAACAGATAAGATAGGTTTGCAAGAGCTGTTAAAAGTAGCAGGACTTTACGAAAAAGAACTTTCAGCAGAAGATGTAGGGTTTGCGATCGGACCGAGAGTAAACGCAGCAGGCAGGCTTGGATCAGCGATGCCAGTTGTAGAGTTGTTTACCTCAAACGACCGTGAAGAATCTGCCATGCTGTCTGAAGAGATCGATTCGGTTAACAAAGAGCGTCAAGGGATCGTTAATGAGATCACGAAAGAAGCAATCACTATGGTTGAAGAGAGTTTTCCGCCTGACGAAAATGAAGTGCTAGTTCTTGCGAAAGAAGGTTGGAACCCGGGGGTTATCGGAATAGTAGCCTCCCGATTGGTAGAAAAATTTTACCGGCCAACCATCGTGCTTTGTTTGGATCATGAAAAGGAAACGGCAAAAGGATCGGCCAGAAGCATAAAAGGTTTCGATATGTTTGAGAATCTGTCCGAATCAAGAGATATCCTGCCTCATTTCGGAGGTCACCCGATGGCAGCAGGTATGACATTGTCGATGCATGATGTGGATGAGCTGAGAAAGAGGCTCATTAAGCAAGCGAAAAATTGTTTACAACCAGAAGATTATCTTCCGGTTACTTCTATTGACCTTAGTGCTAGTCTAGGCGAGGTTTCACTGGAAACAGTTGAGATGCTAAGTACTTTAGCTCCTTTTGGTGTAGGAAATCCATCACCTCGTGTATTGATTGAAGAAGTGCCTATACGCGAGATGAAAAGGATTGGTAGTCAGTCAAACCACCTAAAATTACAGGTAGGAAATGGTGAGATGTCTGTATTAGATTGTATTGGTTTTCAAAAAGGAAGTTTATTTGATGAGATGACTCCTTACTCCTTGCTTTCATTAGTCGGTCAAATTCAATTAAACGAATGGAACGGTTATCGAAAACCTCAACTTCTTCTTGAAGATCTTTCTGTAAATCATTTTCAGCTTTTTGACTACCGTGGTCTAAAAGACGCTGGTAAAAGGTTGATTGGTCTGCCATACTCCAAAACATGTTTTATCGCGTTTGAAAAAGATACATTAAAACTTGCGGGACTAGAGGGATTAACTGAACACGTGATCGGAGAAGATGAGCTTTCTACACTTCCGAAAGATTATTTTAAAGATAAATATTTAGTGTTCTTAGATGTCCCTTCCTCTCTTGTTCGTTTTTCAGAATGGCTGGAAACGATCGGAGAACCATCTCGGATTTATGCGGTGTTCCACCAAAACACAGAACACTTTTTTACTACGCTGCCAACAAGAGAACACTTTAAATGGTTTTATGGATTTTTAGCCAAACGAAAAACGTTTAATGTTCGTAAAGATGGTGCAGAACTCGCGAAATGGAAGGGCTGGTCAAAAGAAACAATAGATTTTATGTCAAAGGTGTTTTTTGAGCTGGATTTTGTTACAATAGACGATGGTGTTATTTTCATTAATAAAGAACCTAGCAAAAGAGAATTAGAAAGTTCTGAAACATATCAGAAAAAGTTTGAACAAGCAGACATAGAAAATCAGCTCGTTTATTCTTCTTATCATTCTTTAAAAAGCTGGTTTACAGAACAAACCCGGCCAAAAGCCAGTTTGTAA
- a CDS encoding post-transcriptional regulator: protein MMEDTHFTHWKKEVKPAVQSKKEEFHYMGYESVTEEEIWECVQARLKKKKIEPRLHALVDQILALSLNDFMTWLTIQSYKE from the coding sequence ATGATGGAGGATACTCATTTTACTCATTGGAAAAAAGAAGTGAAGCCAGCCGTACAGAGCAAAAAGGAAGAATTTCATTACATGGGGTATGAAAGTGTTACAGAAGAGGAAATATGGGAATGTGTACAGGCTAGGTTAAAGAAAAAAAAGATCGAGCCTCGTCTGCATGCGCTAGTCGATCAAATTTTAGCACTTTCACTGAATGATTTTATGACATGGCTAACGATTCAATCTTATAAAGAATAG
- a CDS encoding adenine phosphoribosyltransferase produces the protein MDYKPFISVVEDFPIEGIRFKDITSLMSDGAVYKQAMDDIAVYAKEKQVDVIVGPEARGFIVGCPVAYTLGLGFVPVRKEGKLPREVIKVDYGLEYGKDVLTMHKDAIKPGQRVLITDDLLATGGTIEATIKLVEELGGVVVGIAFMIELTYLDGRKKLSGYDIFTLTQY, from the coding sequence ATGGATTATAAGCCGTTTATTTCAGTAGTAGAAGATTTTCCAATCGAAGGCATTCGTTTTAAAGATATCACTTCACTTATGTCTGATGGTGCAGTATATAAACAAGCAATGGATGATATTGCTGTGTACGCTAAAGAAAAACAGGTCGATGTAATTGTTGGACCTGAAGCACGCGGATTTATCGTAGGATGTCCTGTAGCTTACACTCTTGGACTAGGATTTGTTCCGGTTCGAAAAGAAGGAAAACTTCCTCGTGAAGTAATTAAGGTCGATTACGGTCTTGAATATGGTAAAGATGTTTTAACGATGCATAAAGACGCGATCAAACCAGGACAAAGAGTCTTGATCACAGACGATTTACTTGCAACAGGCGGAACAATTGAAGCAACGATTAAGCTTGTTGAAGAACTTGGCGGAGTAGTTGTAGGTATCGCATTCATGATCGAACTTACTTACTTAGATGGCCGCAAGAAACTTTCAGGTTATGATATCTTCACTTTAACTCAATACTAA